The proteins below are encoded in one region of Sideroxydans lithotrophicus ES-1:
- the rpsS gene encoding 30S ribosomal protein S19: protein MARSIKKGPFVDLHLLKKVEAVRATNDKRPVKTWSRRSTVLPEFVGLTIAVHNGKQHVPVYVSENMVGHKLGEFSLTRTFKGHAADKKAVAKK from the coding sequence ATGGCACGTTCAATTAAAAAAGGTCCATTCGTCGATCTGCATCTGTTGAAGAAGGTGGAAGCAGTTCGCGCAACCAATGACAAGCGCCCGGTGAAAACCTGGTCGCGTCGCTCCACTGTGCTCCCTGAATTTGTCGGTTTGACGATCGCGGTGCATAACGGAAAGCAGCATGTTCCGGTGTACGTTTCCGAGAACATGGTTGGACATAAGCTTGGCGAATTTTCGTTGACCCGCACCTTCAAAGGTCACGCTGCTGATAAAAAAGCAGTCGCCAAGAAATAA
- the rplV gene encoding 50S ribosomal protein L22 — protein MSTTAVIRGVRLSAQKARLVADQIRGLPVAQALNILAFSPKKGGGIIKKALDSAIANAEHNDGADIDELKVATIYVDKGTSLKRMIPRAKGRGNSIEKQTCHITITVGS, from the coding sequence ATGAGTACAACAGCAGTCATCCGTGGAGTTCGCCTGTCGGCACAAAAGGCCCGCTTGGTCGCTGACCAGATTCGCGGATTGCCGGTCGCACAAGCGCTTAACATCCTGGCGTTCAGCCCCAAAAAAGGCGGTGGCATCATCAAGAAGGCACTGGATTCCGCGATTGCCAACGCCGAGCATAACGACGGCGCTGATATCGACGAATTGAAGGTCGCCACCATCTACGTGGACAAAGGCACTTCTTTGAAGCGCATGATTCCGCGTGCGAAGGGCCGTGGCAACAGCATCGAGAAACAAACCTGCCACATTACGATCACCGTCGGGAGCTAA
- the rpsC gene encoding 30S ribosomal protein S3, producing the protein MGQKIHPIGFRLSVQKNWTSKWYSNSKHFSELLLKDIEVRDYLKKKLAGAGVSKIVIERPAKNAKITIYTARPGVVIGKKGEDIESLRNELKKRMGLPDVGLNIEEVRKPEVDAQLIADSITQQLEKRIMFRRAMKRAMQNAMRLGAQGIKIMSSGRLNGIEIARTEWYREGRVPLHTLRADIDYGTSEALTTYGLIGVKVWVYKGDHVAGQQEAAAPVVAEPEKKVRKSGAKHATAS; encoded by the coding sequence ATGGGCCAGAAAATTCATCCAATTGGATTCCGCCTGAGTGTCCAGAAAAACTGGACTTCGAAGTGGTATTCAAACAGCAAGCACTTTTCCGAGTTGCTGCTTAAAGATATCGAAGTTCGCGACTACCTGAAGAAGAAGCTGGCTGGTGCTGGCGTTTCCAAGATCGTTATCGAGCGTCCTGCCAAGAATGCCAAGATCACCATTTACACAGCGCGTCCTGGCGTGGTCATCGGCAAGAAGGGCGAAGACATCGAATCCCTGCGCAATGAACTGAAGAAGCGCATGGGGTTGCCTGATGTTGGTTTGAACATCGAAGAAGTGCGCAAGCCTGAAGTAGACGCGCAACTGATCGCCGATTCGATCACCCAGCAACTCGAGAAGCGCATCATGTTCCGTCGCGCCATGAAGCGTGCAATGCAGAACGCAATGCGTCTTGGTGCACAAGGCATCAAGATCATGAGCTCGGGGCGTTTGAATGGAATCGAGATCGCGCGTACCGAGTGGTATCGCGAAGGTCGTGTGCCATTGCATACGCTGCGTGCTGATATTGACTACGGCACTTCCGAAGCGCTGACGACCTATGGTCTGATTGGTGTCAAGGTGTGGGTCTATAAGGGCGATCATGTGGCCGGACAACAGGAAGCTGCTGCTCCTGTCGTTGCCGAGCCGGAAAAGAAAGTAAGAAAGTCGGGAGCTAAGCATGCTACAGCCAGCTAG
- the rplP gene encoding 50S ribosomal protein L16: protein MLQPARRKYRKEQKGRNTGVATRGNKVSFGEFGLKAVGRGRLTARQIEAARRAMTRHIKRGGRIWIRIFPDKPISKKPAEVRMGNGKGSPEYYVAEIQPGKMLYEMDGVDEVLAREAFLLASAKLPIATTFVVRQVGA, encoded by the coding sequence ATGCTACAGCCAGCTAGAAGAAAGTACCGCAAGGAGCAGAAGGGCCGCAACACCGGCGTCGCTACGCGTGGCAACAAGGTCAGTTTCGGCGAATTCGGCCTCAAGGCCGTAGGTCGTGGTCGTCTGACTGCTCGCCAGATCGAGGCGGCACGTCGTGCCATGACGCGCCACATCAAGCGCGGTGGACGTATCTGGATCCGCATTTTCCCGGACAAACCAATTTCGAAGAAGCCGGCCGAGGTTCGTATGGGTAACGGCAAGGGCAGTCCGGAATACTATGTTGCCGAGATACAGCCTGGCAAGATGCTGTATGAGATGGATGGCGTGGATGAAGTATTGGCTCGCGAGGCGTTTCTGCTTGCTTCTGCAAAGCTGCCCATTGCCACGACATTCGTAGTTAGACAAGTAGGGGCGTGA
- the rpmC gene encoding 50S ribosomal protein L29, giving the protein MKASELKTKSVADLQQELLSLNKEQFGLRMQVATQQLSNTSQLTKVRRNIARVKTVLTEKGVQQ; this is encoded by the coding sequence ATGAAGGCAAGCGAACTGAAGACAAAATCGGTGGCTGATCTGCAGCAAGAGCTGTTGTCTCTGAATAAGGAGCAATTTGGCCTGCGCATGCAGGTGGCGACCCAGCAATTGAGCAACACCAGCCAATTGACCAAGGTGCGTCGCAACATCGCACGTGTGAAAACGGTATTGACCGAGAAGGGTGTGCAGCAATGA
- the rpsQ gene encoding 30S ribosomal protein S17 gives MSATNLKRALTGTVVSNKMDKTVTVLVERKVKHPVLGKVVRVSKKYHAHDENNEFNQGDVVTIEEMRPLSKTKSWRVSKLLEKAGEI, from the coding sequence ATGAGTGCAACGAATCTGAAACGTGCTTTGACTGGGACCGTGGTCAGCAACAAGATGGATAAGACGGTTACCGTATTGGTTGAACGCAAAGTCAAGCATCCGGTGCTGGGCAAGGTGGTGCGCGTATCCAAGAAATATCACGCACATGACGAGAACAATGAGTTCAATCAAGGTGATGTGGTAACAATCGAAGAGATGCGTCCGCTGTCCAAGACCAAGTCATGGCGTGTGTCCAAGTTGTTGGAAAAAGCTGGCGAGATTTAA
- the rplN gene encoding 50S ribosomal protein L14, with amino-acid sequence MIQMQSVLNVADNTGARSVMCIKVLGGSKRRYASVGDVIKVSIRDAAPRSRVKKGEVYSAVVVRTAKGVRRSDGSLIKFDGNAAVLLNNKLEPIGTRIFGPVTRELRNERFMKIVSLAPEVL; translated from the coding sequence ATGATACAAATGCAGTCTGTTTTGAATGTTGCCGACAATACTGGCGCACGTTCGGTCATGTGCATCAAGGTGTTGGGTGGTTCCAAGCGTCGCTATGCGAGCGTTGGTGATGTCATCAAGGTCAGTATCCGTGATGCGGCTCCTCGTTCCCGCGTCAAGAAGGGCGAGGTTTATAGCGCCGTGGTGGTTCGTACCGCCAAGGGTGTTCGCCGTTCCGATGGATCTTTGATCAAGTTCGATGGCAATGCGGCTGTGTTGCTGAATAACAAGCTGGAGCCGATCGGTACCCGTATATTTGGACCGGTGACTCGTGAATTGCGCAATGAGCGCTTCATGAAGATCGTCTCTCTGGCACCTGAAGTGCTGTAA
- the rplX gene encoding 50S ribosomal protein L24, with protein MNKIKKNDDVIVIAGKDKGNRGSVLNVLGNDRVLVSGVNKVKKHQKPNPMKGTTGGIVEIEKPIHVSNIAIYNSATKKADRVGVKQLEDGRKVRVFKSSGEVIA; from the coding sequence ATGAACAAGATTAAAAAGAATGACGATGTGATCGTTATTGCTGGTAAAGACAAAGGTAATCGCGGTAGCGTGCTGAACGTGCTGGGCAATGATCGTGTGCTGGTAAGCGGGGTTAACAAGGTCAAGAAGCACCAGAAGCCGAACCCGATGAAGGGTACGACAGGCGGCATCGTAGAGATCGAGAAGCCTATTCATGTTTCAAACATCGCCATCTACAACTCGGCCACCAAGAAGGCGGATCGTGTGGGTGTCAAGCAGCTGGAGGACGGTCGCAAAGTGCGCGTGTTCAAATCCAGCGGCGAAGTGATTGCGTAA
- the rplE gene encoding 50S ribosomal protein L5 produces MARLYDYYKKNVTEQLMKQFGYKSVMEVPRIEKITLNMGVGEAVADKKVMDHAVGDMQKIAGQKPVVTKSKKSIAGFKIRENYPVGCKVTLRRERMYEFLDRLVTVAIPRIRDFRGISGKSFDGRGNYNMGVKEQIIFPEIEYDKIDALRGMNITITTTAKTDEEAKALLLAFKFPLKN; encoded by the coding sequence ATGGCTCGTTTATACGACTACTACAAAAAGAATGTGACTGAACAGCTGATGAAGCAGTTCGGCTACAAATCCGTCATGGAAGTGCCGCGCATCGAGAAGATCACTCTGAACATGGGTGTGGGCGAAGCGGTTGCCGACAAGAAGGTTATGGATCATGCCGTCGGCGATATGCAAAAGATCGCCGGCCAGAAGCCGGTTGTGACCAAGTCCAAGAAGTCCATCGCCGGTTTCAAGATCCGCGAGAACTATCCGGTCGGTTGCAAAGTGACTCTGCGCCGCGAGCGCATGTATGAATTCCTGGATCGCTTGGTGACTGTTGCGATCCCGCGTATCCGCGACTTCCGCGGTATCTCTGGAAAGTCCTTCGACGGCCGTGGTAACTACAACATGGGCGTCAAAGAGCAGATTATTTTCCCCGAGATCGAGTACGACAAGATCGACGCGTTGCGTGGCATGAACATCACAATCACGACCACTGCAAAGACCGATGAAGAAGCCAAGGCGCTTCTGTTGGCATTCAAATTCCCATTGAAGAACTGA
- the rpsN gene encoding 30S ribosomal protein S14 — protein sequence MAKTAVINREQKRRETVKKFAAKRAALLAIVTNMSLSDEERFAARQKLQALPRDSSPVRLRNRCSLTGRPRGVFSKFGLGRTKLREYAMRGEIPGVVKASW from the coding sequence ATGGCTAAGACCGCTGTGATAAACCGCGAACAGAAGCGCCGCGAAACAGTGAAGAAATTCGCTGCCAAGCGTGCCGCTTTGTTGGCGATTGTGACAAATATGTCGTTAAGCGATGAAGAGCGCTTTGCGGCACGTCAGAAACTGCAAGCATTGCCGCGCGATTCCAGCCCGGTGCGTTTGCGTAACCGCTGTTCGTTGACCGGTCGTCCACGTGGCGTGTTCAGCAAGTTCGGTTTGGGGCGTACTAAATTGCGTGAATACGCAATGCGCGGCGAAATCCCCGGTGTAGTCAAGGCAAGCTGGTAA
- the rpsH gene encoding 30S ribosomal protein S8 has product MSMSDPISDMLTRIRNAQMAEKQTVAMPSSKIKAAIAKVLLDEGYVEGFKVVDHDGKPTLEIGLKYYADRPVIEKIQRVSRPGLRVYKGCEDIPRVMNNLGIAIVSTSKGLMTDRKARANGIGGEVLCIVA; this is encoded by the coding sequence ATGAGTATGAGTGATCCGATCTCCGACATGTTGACGCGTATTCGCAACGCGCAAATGGCGGAAAAACAAACGGTGGCAATGCCTTCTTCCAAGATCAAGGCGGCGATCGCCAAGGTGTTGCTGGATGAGGGTTATGTTGAGGGCTTCAAGGTCGTTGACCATGACGGCAAACCTACGCTGGAAATTGGCCTGAAATATTACGCTGATCGCCCTGTGATTGAAAAAATCCAGCGTGTTAGTCGTCCAGGTCTGCGTGTCTACAAAGGATGTGAAGATATCCCGCGCGTGATGAACAATCTGGGTATTGCGATCGTTTCCACCTCAAAAGGTCTGATGACGGATCGCAAAGCACGCGCTAACGGCATTGGCGGCGAAGTGCTGTGCATCGTCGCATAA
- the rplF gene encoding 50S ribosomal protein L6: MSRVAKNPIVVPSGVEVTLATDKISVKGPLGTLTQLLKGDVAVERNGDALLCKATNDSAEADAMSGTLRALLSNMVAGVSKGFERKLTLVGVGYRAQAAGDALNLTLGFSHPVVHKMPKGVKVATPSQTEIVLTGSDKQQVGQVAAEIRAYREPEPYKGKGVRYADEVVILKETKKK, encoded by the coding sequence ATGTCTAGAGTCGCAAAAAATCCTATTGTTGTTCCATCCGGTGTCGAAGTGACATTGGCAACTGACAAAATTTCCGTGAAGGGCCCGTTGGGTACCTTGACGCAATTGTTGAAGGGTGATGTTGCAGTCGAGCGTAATGGCGATGCCTTGTTGTGCAAGGCCACCAATGACAGCGCCGAAGCGGATGCGATGTCCGGCACTTTGCGCGCATTGCTGTCCAATATGGTCGCAGGCGTTAGCAAGGGCTTCGAGCGCAAGCTGACGCTGGTTGGGGTGGGTTACCGTGCGCAAGCTGCTGGTGACGCGCTGAACCTGACGCTGGGTTTCTCGCATCCCGTGGTGCACAAGATGCCAAAAGGTGTGAAAGTTGCAACGCCAAGCCAGACCGAGATTGTTTTGACCGGTTCGGACAAGCAGCAAGTCGGTCAAGTCGCCGCCGAGATTCGCGCATACCGTGAGCCTGAGCCCTATAAGGGCAAGGGTGTGCGTTATGCCGACGAAGTGGTGATCCTGAAAGAAACCAAGAAGAAATAA
- the rplR gene encoding 50S ribosomal protein L18: MLNKNEARQRRARKTRARIAEQKTVRLAIHRTNLHIYAQVISADGGKVLASASTLEAEVRKSVGNGGNAAAAAVVGKRIAEKAKSAGVTAVAFDRSGNKYHGRIKALADAAREHGLQF, encoded by the coding sequence ATGTTGAACAAGAATGAAGCGCGTCAGCGCAGAGCACGCAAAACCCGTGCAAGAATCGCTGAGCAAAAGACTGTCCGTCTGGCGATCCATCGCACCAACCTGCATATCTATGCGCAAGTTATCTCTGCTGATGGTGGCAAGGTGCTGGCAAGCGCATCTACGCTGGAAGCCGAAGTGCGCAAGAGCGTCGGTAACGGCGGCAATGCAGCTGCAGCAGCGGTAGTTGGCAAGCGTATCGCCGAAAAGGCCAAGAGCGCAGGTGTTACTGCCGTTGCATTCGACCGTTCTGGCAACAAGTACCATGGTCGCATCAAAGCGCTGGCAGATGCTGCGCGCGAACATGGCTTGCAGTTCTAA
- the rpsE gene encoding 30S ribosomal protein S5 encodes MAQAKQGKNQQVEDKGDGLIEKMIHVNRVTKVVKGGRIMGFAALTVVGDGDGRIGMGKGKSKEVPVAVQKAMEESRRKLVKVNLKEGTLHHAVIGRHGAAKVYMQPASEGTGIIAGGAMRAVFEAAGVRNVLAKCIGSSNPYNVVRATLNGLKALNSPAEIAAKRGKSVEEITG; translated from the coding sequence ATGGCACAAGCTAAACAAGGCAAGAATCAGCAGGTGGAAGACAAGGGCGACGGTCTCATCGAAAAGATGATCCACGTCAACCGCGTGACCAAGGTGGTGAAGGGTGGCCGTATCATGGGCTTCGCTGCACTGACTGTCGTTGGCGATGGCGATGGTCGCATCGGCATGGGCAAGGGCAAATCCAAGGAGGTGCCGGTGGCTGTGCAAAAGGCGATGGAAGAATCCCGTCGCAAGCTGGTTAAAGTGAACCTGAAAGAAGGCACTTTGCACCATGCCGTGATAGGTCGTCACGGCGCTGCCAAGGTCTATATGCAGCCGGCATCAGAAGGTACCGGCATTATCGCTGGCGGTGCGATGCGTGCAGTGTTTGAAGCGGCTGGTGTTCGCAACGTGCTGGCTAAATGCATCGGCTCCAGCAATCCATACAACGTGGTTCGTGCCACTTTGAACGGATTGAAGGCGTTGAACTCACCTGCCGAGATCGCAGCAAAGCGCGGCAAGAGCGTAGAAGAAATCACGGGGTAA
- the rpmD gene encoding 50S ribosomal protein L30: MAQAKTAQAKKLKVTLVKSIIGTKESHRATVRGLGLRRMHHTVEVEDTPAVRGMINKVYYLVKCEA, translated from the coding sequence ATGGCACAAGCTAAAACGGCGCAAGCCAAAAAATTGAAGGTGACGCTGGTAAAGAGCATCATCGGCACCAAAGAGTCTCACCGCGCCACGGTGCGTGGTTTGGGGCTGCGTCGCATGCACCATACCGTCGAAGTGGAAGATACTCCGGCAGTTCGCGGCATGATTAACAAAGTGTACTACCTGGTCAAGTGCGAGGCGTAA
- the rplO gene encoding 50S ribosomal protein L15 translates to MQLNQIKPAEGSKHAKRRVGRGIGSGLGKTAGRGHKGQKSRSGGFHKVGFEGGQMPLQRRLPKRGFVSLTRNDTAQVRLSDLDKLPVDTIDLLALKQAGVVPATALTAKVVLAGEIKRAVKLQGLLLTKGARAAVEAAGGSIAE, encoded by the coding sequence ATGCAACTCAATCAAATTAAACCTGCTGAAGGTTCCAAGCATGCCAAGCGTCGCGTAGGTCGCGGCATCGGTTCCGGTCTGGGAAAGACTGCTGGTCGCGGACACAAAGGACAGAAATCGCGTTCGGGCGGCTTTCACAAAGTCGGTTTCGAAGGCGGTCAGATGCCACTGCAACGTCGTCTGCCAAAGCGTGGTTTTGTTTCCTTGACTCGTAACGATACTGCGCAAGTGCGCCTGTCAGACCTGGACAAGTTGCCAGTTGATACCATCGACCTGCTGGCTTTGAAACAAGCTGGCGTCGTGCCGGCCACTGCCTTGACTGCCAAGGTCGTGTTGGCTGGTGAGATCAAGCGCGCAGTCAAATTGCAAGGCTTGCTGTTGACCAAAGGTGCTCGTGCCGCAGTGGAAGCTGCTGGCGGCAGCATCGCGGAGTAA
- the secY gene encoding preprotein translocase subunit SecY, with translation MNKVVSKGKYGDLGQRLWFLLLALIVYRIGAHIPVPGIDPNVLADLFKRQTGGILGMFNMFSGGALSRFTIFALGIMPYISASIIMQLAAIAVPQLEQLKKEGEAGRRKITQYTRYGTLVLALFQAFGISVALQSQAGLVLHPGSMFQITTVVTLVTGTMFLMWLGEQITERGLGNGISLIIFAGIAAGLPNALGNTLEMARTGAFSIPLVLALFIGAILVTGLVVFVERGQRKILVNYAKRQVGNKVYGGQSSHLPLKLNMAGVIPPIFASSIILFPATLAGWFGSGQSMTWLKDVSEKLSPGQPIYVLFYAAAIVFFCFFYTALVFSPKETAENLKKSGAFLPGIRPGEQTAKYVEKIMLRLTLVGAVYITLVCLLPEFLVVKWNVPFYFGGTSLLILVVVTMDFMAQVQSYMMTHQYESLLKKANFKAGLTR, from the coding sequence GTGAACAAGGTTGTCAGCAAAGGTAAGTATGGTGATCTGGGACAGCGTCTCTGGTTTCTGCTGCTTGCGTTGATCGTATATCGTATCGGGGCGCATATACCGGTACCGGGAATCGATCCGAATGTTTTGGCGGATCTGTTCAAGCGGCAAACAGGCGGAATACTGGGCATGTTCAACATGTTCTCGGGAGGCGCACTGTCGCGCTTCACCATCTTTGCGCTGGGTATCATGCCGTATATTTCGGCATCCATCATCATGCAGCTGGCAGCGATTGCTGTGCCGCAGTTGGAGCAGCTGAAGAAGGAAGGCGAAGCCGGGCGTCGTAAGATTACGCAGTACACCCGTTACGGCACGCTGGTGTTGGCATTGTTCCAGGCATTCGGGATTTCTGTGGCATTGCAATCGCAGGCAGGTTTGGTATTGCATCCCGGTTCGATGTTCCAGATAACTACAGTCGTTACGCTGGTCACCGGCACAATGTTTTTGATGTGGCTGGGAGAGCAGATCACCGAGCGCGGTCTGGGTAACGGTATCTCGCTGATCATTTTTGCGGGCATCGCAGCTGGTTTGCCCAATGCATTGGGCAACACTCTGGAAATGGCGCGTACAGGTGCGTTCTCGATTCCGCTGGTACTCGCTCTCTTCATCGGCGCGATCCTGGTAACTGGACTGGTCGTATTCGTGGAACGCGGTCAGCGCAAGATCTTGGTGAACTACGCCAAGCGCCAGGTGGGTAACAAAGTGTATGGCGGACAGAGTTCCCATCTGCCGCTGAAGCTGAACATGGCCGGAGTCATTCCGCCGATCTTCGCTTCCAGTATCATTTTGTTCCCTGCGACATTGGCAGGATGGTTCGGATCCGGTCAGAGCATGACCTGGTTGAAGGATGTGAGCGAGAAGTTGTCGCCGGGGCAGCCGATCTATGTGCTGTTCTATGCCGCGGCAATCGTGTTCTTCTGCTTCTTCTATACGGCGCTGGTGTTCAGCCCGAAAGAAACGGCAGAAAACTTGAAGAAGAGCGGTGCCTTCCTGCCGGGTATCCGTCCAGGTGAGCAAACCGCGAAGTATGTTGAGAAGATCATGCTGCGCCTGACCTTGGTCGGAGCGGTTTACATCACCCTGGTATGTCTGTTGCCGGAGTTTTTGGTGGTGAAATGGAACGTGCCATTCTATTTCGGCGGTACTTCGTTGCTGATTTTGGTGGTGGTGACCATGGATTTTATGGCGCAGGTGCAGTCTTACATGATGACTCACCAGTATGAGAGTTTGTTGAAGAAGGCCAATTTTAAGGCCGGGTTGACGCGATAA
- the infA gene encoding translation initiation factor IF-1 yields the protein MAKEDVIQMQGEVEESLPNATFRVKLENGFVVLGHISGKMRMHYIRILPGDKVTVEVSPYDLSKARIVFRAK from the coding sequence ATGGCGAAAGAAGACGTCATCCAGATGCAGGGTGAAGTTGAGGAGTCCCTGCCCAATGCGACATTTCGGGTGAAGTTGGAAAACGGTTTTGTCGTGCTGGGACACATATCAGGCAAGATGCGCATGCATTACATCCGCATACTGCCGGGAGACAAGGTGACGGTTGAGGTGTCGCCTTACGATTTGAGCAAAGCGCGCATCGTATTCCGCGCCAAGTAA
- the rpmJ gene encoding 50S ribosomal protein L36 has protein sequence MKVQASVKKVCRNCKIVRRNRVVRVICSSDPRHKQRQG, from the coding sequence ATGAAAGTGCAAGCATCCGTGAAGAAAGTGTGCCGTAACTGCAAGATCGTGCGGCGCAATCGCGTGGTTCGTGTGATCTGCAGTAGCGATCCGCGTCACAAACAGCGCCAGGGTTGA
- the rpsM gene encoding 30S ribosomal protein S13: MARIAGVNIPNHQHAEIALTAIYGIGRTRAQQICAAAGIVTSTKVKDISDSDMEKLRDEVAKFTVEGDLRREISMNIKRLMDLGCYRGLRHRRGLPCRGQRTRTNARTRKGPRKSIAGAKK, from the coding sequence ATGGCTCGTATTGCCGGTGTAAACATTCCAAATCATCAACATGCCGAGATCGCATTGACTGCAATCTATGGCATCGGGCGTACTCGCGCGCAGCAGATATGTGCTGCTGCCGGGATCGTCACTTCCACCAAAGTCAAGGACATCAGCGATTCCGACATGGAAAAGCTGCGCGACGAAGTCGCCAAGTTCACGGTGGAAGGCGACCTGCGCCGCGAGATATCAATGAACATCAAGCGTCTGATGGACCTGGGCTGCTATCGCGGCTTGCGCCATCGTCGCGGTTTGCCGTGCCGTGGTCAGCGTACCCGTACCAATGCACGCACCCGTAAAGGTCCGCGCAAGTCCATCGCCGGCGCGAAGAAGTAA